A region from the Triticum aestivum cultivar Chinese Spring chromosome 3D, IWGSC CS RefSeq v2.1, whole genome shotgun sequence genome encodes:
- the LOC123079297 gene encoding putative calcium-binding protein CML23 encodes MAASRQISTAELRLCIKEALGGDMSTEEVQALMASADTDGDGLLDEEGFLRLVREAEAGHEEEENRCREAFGVYEMEGRGCITPLSLKLMMSRLGLHLEVDVSTSVRL; translated from the coding sequence ATGGCCGCATCACGGCAGATCTCCACGGCCGAGCTGCGGCTCTGCATCAAGGAGGCGCTGGGCGGCGACATGTCGACCGAGGAGGTGCAGGCCCTGATGGCCTCCGCAGATACCGATGGCGACGGGCTGCTGGACGAGGAGGGGTTCCTGAGGCTGGTGCGGGAGGCTGAGGCCGGCCACGAGGAAGAGGAAAACAGGTGCAGGGAGGCGTTCGGGGTGTACGAGATGGAAGGGAGGGGCTGCATCACCCCGCTCAGCCTCAAGCTGATGATGAGCAGGCTAGGCCTGCACCTGGAAGTCGACGTCTCGACGAGTGTCAGGTTATGA